The following coding sequences lie in one Gadus morhua chromosome 20, gadMor3.0, whole genome shotgun sequence genomic window:
- the scel gene encoding sciellin isoform X4: protein MSYSYPKKFIPSSTSSTQVKTSRLKDNSWIRKDEEEDEDIDRDPNFGKTILGHVTTVTSDSKVPEKTTDTKGTSYVQSLTKSNVPENTTDTKGTSYVQSLTKRFSSSQEELDKISRMTTNRTNTNKRSTLPTPRSSLSSTSSLTESPKTSSTTSTTVSENGKKTETTTTTSTRSGTFTDRVFSDGKSSLKGAPYSPLSPSSTKVTETTITSIKGAEDPYLDTLTFKSKPGAVKSGTEGNTYSTTKTRTSSSAEDKLFDSLIPSIKSDPNSSVSTTVTTTSVVKVESLNEEVFPATPTTKSYSSSEDQLYDTLLPKSITGLSPSSSTTSITRREVKTVESSLSDKYSSYSPTVSNSEPDFSDKYSSTSRTYSSSGLDPSDKYSSTTRTYSSSGLDSSDKYSSTSRTYSSSGLDSDKYNSTSRTYSSSGPDSSYEYTTINSPSVYTTTSTTYKDSRMDDYLDGDSFSSKSNIQTLYSASERTVMEKDLCSYCRKPFNTEAKMVLDDMKINCHASCFKCEVCSNNLGNLKAGDSLWIYRRTVHCDRCFEVTREKWRR from the exons ATGTCTTACTCCTACCCAAAAAAGTTCATCCCTTCTT CCACCTCAAGTACTCAGGTGAAGACGTCCCGGCTGAAGGACAACAGCTGGATCCGcaaggatgaagaagaggatgaagacATTGA TCGAGATCCTAACTTTGGAAAGACTATTCTGGGCCACGTTACCACTGTGACCAGTGACAG CAAAGTGCCTGAAAAGACAACTGACACCAAAGGCACAAGTTATGTTCAGTCTCTAACCAAGAG caatgtgccTGAAAACACAACTGACACCAAAGGCACAAGTTACGTTCAGTCTCTAACCAAGAG atTTAGTTCCAGTCAGGAGGAACTGGACAAGATAAG CAGGATGACCACTAACAGGACCAACACTAACAAAAGGAG TACCCTGCCAACCCCGAG ATCCTCCCTCTCAAGCACTTCTAGCCTCACAGAAAGTCCTAAGACAAG TAGCACTACAAGCACCACCGTTAGTGAGAACGGCAAGAAGACCGAGACAACCACTACTACATCCACCAG GTCCGGGACTTTCACCGATCGTGTCTTCTCTGATGGCAAGAGCTCACTCAAGGG GGCCCCATACTCTCCCTTGTCGCCGTCGTCCACCAAGGTGACTGAGACGACAATAACCAGCATTAAAGG GGCTGAAGACCCGTACCTTGACACCCTAACCTTTAAAAG CAAGCCTGGGGCAGTCAAATCTGGCACCGAGGG GAATACCTATAGTACGACCAAAACAAGGACTTCCTCAAG TGCCGAGGACAAACTGTTTGACAGCCTAATACCTTCAATCAAGTCTGACCCCAACTCCTCTGTGAG CACCACTGTAACCACAACCTCTGTTGTGAAAGTGGAAAGCCTCAATGA AGAAGTTTTTCCTGCTACCCCAACAACAAAGAGCTACTCCTC CAGTGAGGACCAGTTGTATGACACCCTGCTGCCCAAGTCCATCACTGGCCTCTCTCCGTCTAGCAG CACTACAAGTATCACAAGGAGAGAAGTGAAAACTGTGGAGAGCTCCCTCAG TGACAAATACAGCAGCTACAGCCCGACTGTCAGCAACAGCGAGCCAGACTTCAG TGACAAATACAGCAGCACCAGCCGGACCTACTCCAGCAGCGGACTAGACCCCAG TGATAAatacagcagcaccaccaggaCCTACTCCAGCAGCGGATTAGACTCCAG TGATAAatacagcagcaccagcaggacCTACTCCAGCAGCGGACTAGACAG TGATAAATACAACAGCACCAGCAGGACGTACTCCAGCAGTGGACCAGACTCCAG TTATGAGTACACCACTATCAACAGCCCCTCagtctacaccaccacctccacaacatACAAGGACAGCAG GATGGATGACTACTTGGATGGGGACTCCTTCTCTTCTAAATCCAACATCCAGACTTTGTATTCAGCTTCTGAgag AACCGTGATGGAGAAGGATCTGTGCTCCTACTGCCGAAAGCCCTTCAACACTGAGGCTAAGATGGTCCTCGATGACATGAAGATCAACTGTCACGCATCCTGCTTCAAG TGTGAGGTGTGCAGCAACAACCTGGGAAACCTGAAGGCCGGGGACAGCCTCTGGATCTACAGGCGCACCGTGCACTGTGACCGATGCTTCGAGGTCACCagag AAAAATGGCGGCGTTGA
- the scel gene encoding sciellin isoform X10: protein MSYSYPKKFIPSSTSSTQVKTSRLKDNSWIRKDEEEDEDIDRDPNFGKTILGHVTTVTSDRFSSSQEELDKIRMTTNRTNTNKRSTLPTPRSSLSSTSSLTESPKTSSTTSTTVSENGKKTETTTTTSTRSGTFTDRVFSDGKSSLKGAPYSPLSPSSTKVTETTITSIKGAEDPYLDTLTFKSKPGAVKSGTEGNTYSTTKTRTSSSAEDKLFDSLIPSIKSDPNSSVSTTVTTTSVVKVESLNEEVFPATPTTKSYSSSEDQLYDTLLPKSITGLSPSSSTTSITRREVKTVESSLSDKYSSYSPTVSNSEPDFSDKYSSTSRTYSSSGLDPSDKYSSTTRTYSSSGLDSSDKYSSTSRTYSSSGLDSDKYSSTSRTYSSSGLDSDKYNSTSRTYSSSGPDSSYEYTTINSPSVYTTTSTTYKDSRMDDYLDGDSFSSKSNIQTLYSASERTVMEKDLCSYCRKPFNTEAKMVLDDMKINCHASCFKCEVCSNNLGNLKAGDSLWIYRRTVHCDRCFEVTREKWRR from the exons ATGTCTTACTCCTACCCAAAAAAGTTCATCCCTTCTT CCACCTCAAGTACTCAGGTGAAGACGTCCCGGCTGAAGGACAACAGCTGGATCCGcaaggatgaagaagaggatgaagacATTGA TCGAGATCCTAACTTTGGAAAGACTATTCTGGGCCACGTTACCACTGTGACCAGTGACAG atTTAGTTCCAGTCAGGAGGAACTGGACAAGATAAG GATGACCACTAACAGGACCAACACTAACAAAAGGAG TACCCTGCCAACCCCGAG ATCCTCCCTCTCAAGCACTTCTAGCCTCACAGAAAGTCCTAAGACAAG TAGCACTACAAGCACCACCGTTAGTGAGAACGGCAAGAAGACCGAGACAACCACTACTACATCCACCAG GTCCGGGACTTTCACCGATCGTGTCTTCTCTGATGGCAAGAGCTCACTCAAGGG GGCCCCATACTCTCCCTTGTCGCCGTCGTCCACCAAGGTGACTGAGACGACAATAACCAGCATTAAAGG GGCTGAAGACCCGTACCTTGACACCCTAACCTTTAAAAG CAAGCCTGGGGCAGTCAAATCTGGCACCGAGGG GAATACCTATAGTACGACCAAAACAAGGACTTCCTCAAG TGCCGAGGACAAACTGTTTGACAGCCTAATACCTTCAATCAAGTCTGACCCCAACTCCTCTGTGAG CACCACTGTAACCACAACCTCTGTTGTGAAAGTGGAAAGCCTCAATGA AGAAGTTTTTCCTGCTACCCCAACAACAAAGAGCTACTCCTC CAGTGAGGACCAGTTGTATGACACCCTGCTGCCCAAGTCCATCACTGGCCTCTCTCCGTCTAGCAG CACTACAAGTATCACAAGGAGAGAAGTGAAAACTGTGGAGAGCTCCCTCAG TGACAAATACAGCAGCTACAGCCCGACTGTCAGCAACAGCGAGCCAGACTTCAG TGACAAATACAGCAGCACCAGCCGGACCTACTCCAGCAGCGGACTAGACCCCAG TGATAAatacagcagcaccaccaggaCCTACTCCAGCAGCGGATTAGACTCCAG TGATAAatacagcagcaccagcaggacCTACTCCAGCAGCGGACTAGACAG TGACAAatacagcagcaccagcaggacCTACTCCAGCAGCGGACTAGACAg TGATAAATACAACAGCACCAGCAGGACGTACTCCAGCAGTGGACCAGACTCCAG TTATGAGTACACCACTATCAACAGCCCCTCagtctacaccaccacctccacaacatACAAGGACAGCAG GATGGATGACTACTTGGATGGGGACTCCTTCTCTTCTAAATCCAACATCCAGACTTTGTATTCAGCTTCTGAgag AACCGTGATGGAGAAGGATCTGTGCTCCTACTGCCGAAAGCCCTTCAACACTGAGGCTAAGATGGTCCTCGATGACATGAAGATCAACTGTCACGCATCCTGCTTCAAG TGTGAGGTGTGCAGCAACAACCTGGGAAACCTGAAGGCCGGGGACAGCCTCTGGATCTACAGGCGCACCGTGCACTGTGACCGATGCTTCGAGGTCACCagag AAAAATGGCGGCGTTGA
- the scel gene encoding sciellin isoform X8 — protein sequence MSYSYPKKFIPSSTSSTQVKTSRLKDNSWIRKDEEEDEDIDRDPNFGKTILGHVTTVTSDSKVPEKTTDTKGTSYVQSLTKRFSSSQEELDKIRMTTNRTNTNKRSTLPTPRSSLSSTSSLTESPKTSSTTSTTVSENGKKTETTTTTSTRSGTFTDRVFSDGKSSLKGAPYSPLSPSSTKVTETTITSIKGAEDPYLDTLTFKSKPGAVKSGTEGNTYSTTKTRTSSSAEDKLFDSLIPSIKSDPNSSVSTTVTTTSVVKVESLNEEVFPATPTTKSYSSSEDQLYDTLLPKSITGLSPSSSTTSITRREVKTVESSLSDKYSSYSPTVSNSEPDFSDKYSSTSRTYSSSGLDPSDKYSSTTRTYSSSGLDSSDKYSSTSRTYSSSGLDSDKYSSTSRTYSSSGLDSDKYNSTSRTYSSSGPDSSYEYTTINSPSVYTTTSTTYKDSRMDDYLDGDSFSSKSNIQTLYSASERTVMEKDLCSYCRKPFNTEAKMVLDDMKINCHASCFKCEVCSNNLGNLKAGDSLWIYRRTVHCDRCFEVTREKWRR from the exons ATGTCTTACTCCTACCCAAAAAAGTTCATCCCTTCTT CCACCTCAAGTACTCAGGTGAAGACGTCCCGGCTGAAGGACAACAGCTGGATCCGcaaggatgaagaagaggatgaagacATTGA TCGAGATCCTAACTTTGGAAAGACTATTCTGGGCCACGTTACCACTGTGACCAGTGACAG CAAAGTGCCTGAAAAGACAACTGACACCAAAGGCACAAGTTATGTTCAGTCTCTAACCAAGAG atTTAGTTCCAGTCAGGAGGAACTGGACAAGATAAG GATGACCACTAACAGGACCAACACTAACAAAAGGAG TACCCTGCCAACCCCGAG ATCCTCCCTCTCAAGCACTTCTAGCCTCACAGAAAGTCCTAAGACAAG TAGCACTACAAGCACCACCGTTAGTGAGAACGGCAAGAAGACCGAGACAACCACTACTACATCCACCAG GTCCGGGACTTTCACCGATCGTGTCTTCTCTGATGGCAAGAGCTCACTCAAGGG GGCCCCATACTCTCCCTTGTCGCCGTCGTCCACCAAGGTGACTGAGACGACAATAACCAGCATTAAAGG GGCTGAAGACCCGTACCTTGACACCCTAACCTTTAAAAG CAAGCCTGGGGCAGTCAAATCTGGCACCGAGGG GAATACCTATAGTACGACCAAAACAAGGACTTCCTCAAG TGCCGAGGACAAACTGTTTGACAGCCTAATACCTTCAATCAAGTCTGACCCCAACTCCTCTGTGAG CACCACTGTAACCACAACCTCTGTTGTGAAAGTGGAAAGCCTCAATGA AGAAGTTTTTCCTGCTACCCCAACAACAAAGAGCTACTCCTC CAGTGAGGACCAGTTGTATGACACCCTGCTGCCCAAGTCCATCACTGGCCTCTCTCCGTCTAGCAG CACTACAAGTATCACAAGGAGAGAAGTGAAAACTGTGGAGAGCTCCCTCAG TGACAAATACAGCAGCTACAGCCCGACTGTCAGCAACAGCGAGCCAGACTTCAG TGACAAATACAGCAGCACCAGCCGGACCTACTCCAGCAGCGGACTAGACCCCAG TGATAAatacagcagcaccaccaggaCCTACTCCAGCAGCGGATTAGACTCCAG TGATAAatacagcagcaccagcaggacCTACTCCAGCAGCGGACTAGACAG TGACAAatacagcagcaccagcaggacCTACTCCAGCAGCGGACTAGACAg TGATAAATACAACAGCACCAGCAGGACGTACTCCAGCAGTGGACCAGACTCCAG TTATGAGTACACCACTATCAACAGCCCCTCagtctacaccaccacctccacaacatACAAGGACAGCAG GATGGATGACTACTTGGATGGGGACTCCTTCTCTTCTAAATCCAACATCCAGACTTTGTATTCAGCTTCTGAgag AACCGTGATGGAGAAGGATCTGTGCTCCTACTGCCGAAAGCCCTTCAACACTGAGGCTAAGATGGTCCTCGATGACATGAAGATCAACTGTCACGCATCCTGCTTCAAG TGTGAGGTGTGCAGCAACAACCTGGGAAACCTGAAGGCCGGGGACAGCCTCTGGATCTACAGGCGCACCGTGCACTGTGACCGATGCTTCGAGGTCACCagag AAAAATGGCGGCGTTGA
- the scel gene encoding sciellin isoform X1 — MSYSYPKKFIPSSTSSTQVKTSRLKDNSWIRKDEEEDEDIDRDPNFGKTILGHVTTVTSDSKVPEKTTDTKGTSYVQSLTKSNVPENTTDTKGTSYVQSLTKRFSSSQEELDKISRMTTNRTNTNKRSTLPTPRSSLSSTSSLTESPKTSSTTSTTVSENGKKTETTTTTSTRSGTFTDRVFSDGKSSLKGAPYSPLSPSSTKVTETTITSIKGAEDPYLDTLTFKSKPGAVKSGTEGNTYSTTKTRTSSSAEDKLFDSLIPSIKSDPNSSVSTTVTTTSVVKVESLNEEVFPATPTTKSYSSSEDQLYDTLLPKSITGLSPSSSTTSITRREVKTVESSLSDKYSSYSPTVSNSEPDFSDKYSSTSRTYSSSGLDPSDKYSSTTRTYSSSGLDSSDKYSSTSRTYSSSGLDSDKYSSTSRTYSSSGLDSDKYNSTSRTYSSSGPDSSYEYTTINSPSVYTTTSTTYKDSRMDDYLDGDSFSSKSNIQTLYSASERTVMEKDLCSYCRKPFNTEAKMVLDDMKINCHASCFKCEVCSNNLGNLKAGDSLWIYRRTVHCDRCFEVTREKWRR, encoded by the exons ATGTCTTACTCCTACCCAAAAAAGTTCATCCCTTCTT CCACCTCAAGTACTCAGGTGAAGACGTCCCGGCTGAAGGACAACAGCTGGATCCGcaaggatgaagaagaggatgaagacATTGA TCGAGATCCTAACTTTGGAAAGACTATTCTGGGCCACGTTACCACTGTGACCAGTGACAG CAAAGTGCCTGAAAAGACAACTGACACCAAAGGCACAAGTTATGTTCAGTCTCTAACCAAGAG caatgtgccTGAAAACACAACTGACACCAAAGGCACAAGTTACGTTCAGTCTCTAACCAAGAG atTTAGTTCCAGTCAGGAGGAACTGGACAAGATAAG CAGGATGACCACTAACAGGACCAACACTAACAAAAGGAG TACCCTGCCAACCCCGAG ATCCTCCCTCTCAAGCACTTCTAGCCTCACAGAAAGTCCTAAGACAAG TAGCACTACAAGCACCACCGTTAGTGAGAACGGCAAGAAGACCGAGACAACCACTACTACATCCACCAG GTCCGGGACTTTCACCGATCGTGTCTTCTCTGATGGCAAGAGCTCACTCAAGGG GGCCCCATACTCTCCCTTGTCGCCGTCGTCCACCAAGGTGACTGAGACGACAATAACCAGCATTAAAGG GGCTGAAGACCCGTACCTTGACACCCTAACCTTTAAAAG CAAGCCTGGGGCAGTCAAATCTGGCACCGAGGG GAATACCTATAGTACGACCAAAACAAGGACTTCCTCAAG TGCCGAGGACAAACTGTTTGACAGCCTAATACCTTCAATCAAGTCTGACCCCAACTCCTCTGTGAG CACCACTGTAACCACAACCTCTGTTGTGAAAGTGGAAAGCCTCAATGA AGAAGTTTTTCCTGCTACCCCAACAACAAAGAGCTACTCCTC CAGTGAGGACCAGTTGTATGACACCCTGCTGCCCAAGTCCATCACTGGCCTCTCTCCGTCTAGCAG CACTACAAGTATCACAAGGAGAGAAGTGAAAACTGTGGAGAGCTCCCTCAG TGACAAATACAGCAGCTACAGCCCGACTGTCAGCAACAGCGAGCCAGACTTCAG TGACAAATACAGCAGCACCAGCCGGACCTACTCCAGCAGCGGACTAGACCCCAG TGATAAatacagcagcaccaccaggaCCTACTCCAGCAGCGGATTAGACTCCAG TGATAAatacagcagcaccagcaggacCTACTCCAGCAGCGGACTAGACAG TGACAAatacagcagcaccagcaggacCTACTCCAGCAGCGGACTAGACAg TGATAAATACAACAGCACCAGCAGGACGTACTCCAGCAGTGGACCAGACTCCAG TTATGAGTACACCACTATCAACAGCCCCTCagtctacaccaccacctccacaacatACAAGGACAGCAG GATGGATGACTACTTGGATGGGGACTCCTTCTCTTCTAAATCCAACATCCAGACTTTGTATTCAGCTTCTGAgag AACCGTGATGGAGAAGGATCTGTGCTCCTACTGCCGAAAGCCCTTCAACACTGAGGCTAAGATGGTCCTCGATGACATGAAGATCAACTGTCACGCATCCTGCTTCAAG TGTGAGGTGTGCAGCAACAACCTGGGAAACCTGAAGGCCGGGGACAGCCTCTGGATCTACAGGCGCACCGTGCACTGTGACCGATGCTTCGAGGTCACCagag AAAAATGGCGGCGTTGA